In Candidatus Margulisiibacteriota bacterium, the following proteins share a genomic window:
- the rpoC gene encoding DNA-directed RNA polymerase subunit beta' yields MPIRKPEDKEFDFIKIGLASPEQILSWSHGEVEKPETINYRTFKPERRGLFCEKIFGPAKDWECHCGKYRRVRYRGIVCERCGVEVTTSRVRRERMGHIKLVEPVAHIWFLRGIPSYISLLLDISTRALEEVIYYDAFIITEVDEDVKGLRVGTVLREADYQEAVEKYGDSLKAETGARAIKELLGRIDMSALVAKLRRELKGSVGQKRMKIIKRLRIAEAFLKSNNRPEWMILTNVPVIPPDLRPMVQLEGGRFATSDLNDLYRRVLNRNNRLKKMINMGAPEMIIRNEKRMLQEAVDVLIDNGRRKRAVTGSTGRPLKSLTDGIEGKQGRFRQNLLGKRTDYSGRSVIVVGPSLKLHQCGLPKEMALELFKPFVIRKLVERGISQNVKSAKRMIERQEVIVWDILEEIIKGHPVMLNRAPTLHRLSVQAFEPILVEGKAIQLHPLVCPAFNADFDGDQMAVHVPLTPEAQVECRILMLSSNNVMSAASGRPVITPTQDMVLGTYYLTVDNEKELLGKDIIFANDQEAMVANDLDELHLHAKIKVRRGGQLVETTVGRVKFNYTLNRVLRNRGIKEAYPYLNNVLTKKELEKLITDCYARYGAAVTAEIADEIKRLGFKYATLAGVSISIEDLNVPKRKKEIVEKANSQVESLENMFRNGQLTDKEKFIRSLDIWSTVTEEVTELMLANLDKLNSVYMMAFSGARGNVQQVRQLSGIRGLMADPFGNIINIPIKSNFKEGLSITEYFISSYGARKGLVDTALRTADSGYLTRRLVDVAQDVIVTEVDCGTKEGVELVAIREGYDIVVPISQRLIHRTPTKNINDPLTGKALAKADEMIDKETAEKIEAAGVEKAEVRSALTCHTKKGLCQKCYGLDLSTMNVINVGEAVGIIAAQSIGEPGTQLTMRTFHIGGVALHKTTKTAIKVKHTGTIHFGEGFELRAIVDEFGAKRKMVTRSASAFVKVKDKKEEYLLPVGSLLMVGDGDKVDANQTIAEFDPSFEYVIASTQGKVKFIKLEVSSKRGEKTTKRDGEIFTYNPKGSKEYSIPKDAQSFVNVGDKVKIGDEIATGVICKTNGVVLEAKKEYLIVAPGELYLIIAGSNVYVEDGDNVESHDVIAKVEAIRRDPSKTRDIIQGLPRVEELFEGRRPKDPAILSEIEGVVEISEKEGERSVRVRGKEDSREYFVPYETRLRVATGDKVHVGMQLTEGTVNPHDVLSILGSRAAQSFMVAEIQKIYRSQGVTIADKHIEVIVRQMTKKVRVVQSGDTTLLPGELIDANAMARINDASKGEKAEANEVLLGITKASLSTDSFLSAASFQETARVLTEAAVQGKIDEMYGLKENVIIGKLIPAGTGFEDYRYIELVPTAGTVSELEEEVKQEEE; encoded by the coding sequence TTGCCGATTAGAAAACCAGAAGATAAAGAATTCGATTTTATTAAGATCGGGTTGGCTTCCCCGGAGCAGATCCTTTCCTGGTCGCACGGTGAAGTCGAAAAACCGGAAACGATTAACTACCGGACTTTTAAGCCGGAGCGCCGCGGTCTGTTTTGTGAAAAGATCTTCGGGCCGGCCAAAGACTGGGAATGCCATTGCGGCAAATACCGCCGGGTCCGCTATCGCGGGATCGTCTGCGAACGCTGCGGCGTCGAAGTTACAACTTCCCGTGTCCGCCGCGAGCGGATGGGGCATATCAAGCTGGTTGAGCCGGTCGCTCACATCTGGTTCCTGCGCGGCATCCCGAGCTATATCAGTCTCCTGCTCGACATTTCGACCCGCGCGCTGGAAGAGGTCATTTATTACGATGCCTTTATCATTACTGAAGTTGACGAAGACGTTAAAGGCTTGCGGGTTGGGACCGTCCTCCGCGAAGCCGATTATCAGGAAGCGGTGGAGAAATACGGCGACAGCCTCAAGGCCGAGACCGGCGCCCGCGCCATCAAGGAGCTTTTAGGCCGGATCGACATGAGCGCCCTGGTTGCCAAGCTGCGCCGCGAACTGAAAGGTTCCGTCGGCCAGAAGCGGATGAAGATCATCAAACGGCTCCGGATCGCCGAAGCTTTCCTCAAATCAAACAATCGCCCGGAATGGATGATCCTGACCAATGTCCCGGTCATTCCGCCGGATTTGCGTCCGATGGTCCAGCTTGAAGGGGGACGTTTTGCCACTTCCGATCTGAACGATCTTTATCGCCGCGTTCTTAACCGGAACAACCGCTTGAAGAAGATGATCAACATGGGCGCGCCCGAAATGATCATCCGGAACGAAAAGCGGATGCTCCAGGAAGCGGTTGATGTTCTCATCGACAATGGCCGCCGCAAACGGGCCGTGACCGGTTCCACCGGCCGCCCGCTCAAATCGCTGACTGACGGGATCGAAGGAAAACAGGGTCGTTTCCGGCAGAACCTGCTCGGTAAGCGGACCGATTATTCCGGCCGTTCAGTTATCGTCGTCGGCCCGAGTTTGAAACTTCACCAGTGCGGTCTGCCGAAAGAAATGGCGCTGGAGCTCTTCAAGCCTTTCGTGATCCGTAAGCTGGTTGAGCGGGGGATTTCCCAGAACGTTAAATCGGCCAAGCGGATGATCGAACGGCAGGAAGTCATTGTTTGGGATATTCTCGAAGAGATCATCAAGGGGCACCCGGTCATGCTGAACCGCGCCCCAACGCTCCATCGCTTAAGCGTTCAGGCCTTCGAACCGATCCTGGTCGAAGGAAAAGCGATCCAGCTTCATCCGCTCGTTTGTCCGGCGTTCAACGCCGACTTCGACGGCGACCAAATGGCGGTCCACGTGCCGCTGACGCCCGAAGCCCAGGTGGAATGCCGCATTCTGATGCTTTCTTCCAACAACGTCATGTCGGCCGCTTCCGGCCGGCCGGTCATTACCCCGACCCAGGACATGGTCCTCGGCACCTATTACCTGACGGTCGACAACGAAAAAGAACTGCTTGGCAAAGACATCATTTTTGCCAACGATCAAGAAGCGATGGTCGCCAACGATCTCGACGAACTTCACCTGCACGCCAAGATCAAGGTCCGCCGCGGCGGTCAGCTGGTTGAAACGACCGTTGGCCGGGTCAAATTCAATTACACCCTGAACCGGGTTCTTCGGAACCGGGGAATAAAGGAAGCTTATCCGTATCTTAATAATGTTCTGACCAAGAAAGAACTGGAGAAGCTGATTACCGATTGTTATGCCCGCTACGGCGCCGCGGTCACCGCGGAGATCGCCGACGAGATCAAACGGCTTGGTTTCAAGTACGCGACCCTGGCCGGCGTTTCCATCTCCATTGAAGATCTGAACGTGCCGAAGCGCAAAAAAGAGATCGTGGAAAAAGCCAACTCCCAGGTCGAAAGCCTGGAAAACATGTTCCGCAACGGCCAGCTGACCGACAAAGAAAAATTCATCCGCTCGCTCGATATCTGGAGCACCGTGACCGAAGAAGTGACCGAATTGATGCTGGCCAATCTCGATAAGCTGAATTCAGTTTACATGATGGCCTTCTCCGGCGCCCGCGGTAACGTCCAACAGGTTCGTCAGCTCTCCGGTATCCGCGGTTTGATGGCCGATCCGTTCGGGAACATCATTAACATCCCGATCAAATCGAACTTTAAAGAAGGTTTGAGCATTACCGAATATTTCATCTCTTCTTACGGCGCGCGTAAAGGCCTCGTTGATACCGCGCTCCGCACCGCCGATTCCGGTTACCTGACCCGTCGTTTGGTCGACGTGGCCCAAGACGTTATCGTCACCGAAGTTGATTGCGGGACCAAGGAAGGCGTTGAACTGGTCGCGATCCGCGAAGGCTACGACATCGTTGTGCCGATCTCGCAGCGGTTGATCCATCGCACTCCGACCAAGAATATCAATGACCCGCTGACCGGCAAGGCGCTGGCCAAAGCGGATGAAATGATCGATAAAGAAACCGCTGAAAAGATCGAAGCGGCCGGCGTGGAAAAAGCCGAGGTTCGCTCGGCCTTGACCTGCCACACGAAGAAAGGTCTCTGCCAGAAATGTTACGGGCTTGATCTCTCGACCATGAACGTGATCAATGTCGGCGAAGCGGTCGGGATCATTGCCGCCCAGTCGATCGGTGAGCCCGGCACCCAGCTGACTATGAGAACCTTCCATATCGGCGGCGTCGCGCTCCATAAAACGACCAAGACCGCGATCAAGGTCAAGCACACCGGGACCATCCATTTCGGCGAAGGGTTCGAACTCCGGGCCATCGTCGATGAATTCGGCGCCAAACGGAAAATGGTCACCCGCAGCGCTTCGGCCTTCGTTAAGGTCAAAGACAAAAAGGAAGAGTACTTACTGCCGGTTGGTTCCCTCCTGATGGTTGGCGACGGCGACAAGGTTGATGCCAACCAGACGATCGCCGAATTCGATCCCTCTTTCGAGTACGTGATCGCCAGTACCCAAGGCAAGGTCAAGTTTATTAAGCTGGAAGTCAGCAGCAAGCGCGGCGAAAAGACGACCAAGCGTGACGGCGAGATCTTCACCTATAATCCGAAGGGGAGCAAAGAATATTCCATCCCGAAAGACGCCCAGTCTTTTGTTAATGTCGGGGACAAGGTCAAAATCGGCGATGAGATCGCGACCGGCGTGATCTGTAAGACCAACGGCGTTGTCCTCGAAGCGAAGAAAGAATATCTGATCGTCGCCCCCGGCGAACTTTATCTGATCATCGCCGGTTCCAATGTTTACGTGGAAGACGGCGACAACGTTGAAAGTCATGACGTGATCGCTAAAGTTGAGGCGATCCGCCGCGATCCGAGCAAGACCCGCGACATCATTCAGGGTCTGCCGCGCGTCGAAGAATTGTTTGAAGGACGCCGCCCGAAAGACCCGGCTATTCTCTCCGAGATCGAAGGGGTTGTTGAGATCTCCGAAAAGGAAGGGGAGCGCTCCGTTCGGGTCCGCGGCAAAGAAGATTCCAGGGAATATTTCGTGCCTTACGAAACCCGCCTGCGCGTCGCCACCGGCGACAAGGTCCATGTCGGCATGCAGCTGACCGAAGGGACCGTCAATCCGCACGACGTTTTGAGCATTCTCGGTTCCCGGGCGGCCCAAAGTTTCATGGTCGCCGAGATCCAGAAGATCTATCGCTCGCAAGGGGTAACGATCGCCGACAAGCACATTGAAGTGATCGTGCGCCAGATGACCAAGAAGGTCCGCGTCGTTCAATCGGGCGACACGACCTTGCTCCCGGGCGAATTGATCGATGCCAATGCGATGGCTCGGATCAACGACGCTTCCAAGGGTGAAAAGGCCGAAGCCAATGAAGTGCTTCTCGGTATTACCAAGGCGTCGCTTAGCACCGACAGTTTTCTCTCCGCCGCTTCCTTCCAGGAGACGGCCAGAGTGCTGACTGAAGCCGCCGTTCAGGGGAAGATCGACGAAATGTACGGGCTCAAAGAGAACGTCATTATCGGCAAGCTGATCCCTGCCGGGACCGGCTTCGAAGATTACCGCTATATTGAATTAGTTCCGACGGCCGGGACCGTTTCCGAACTCGAGGAAGAAGTTAAGCAGGAGGAAGAATAA
- the rpsL gene encoding 30S ribosomal protein S12, producing MPTINQLIRKGRGFKKTRSKAPALKSCPLKRGVCTRVYTTTPKKPNSALRKVARVKLAGGIEVSAYIPGVGHNLQEHSVVLVRGGRVKDLPGVRYHIVRGAYDTAGVEKRMQSRSKYGAKKPKSGGGASA from the coding sequence ATGCCGACAATCAATCAATTGATCAGAAAAGGGCGGGGCTTTAAGAAGACAAGGAGCAAAGCTCCGGCGCTCAAGTCTTGCCCTTTGAAGAGAGGGGTCTGTACCAGGGTCTATACAACCACTCCTAAAAAACCGAACTCGGCTCTTCGTAAAGTCGCTCGCGTTAAGCTGGCCGGCGGGATCGAGGTCAGCGCTTACATTCCGGGGGTCGGGCACAACCTGCAGGAGCACTCCGTGGTCCTCGTTCGCGGCGGCCGCGTTAAGGATCTCCCCGGGGTTCGCTATCACATTGTGCGCGGCGCGTACGATACGGCCGGAGTCGAAAAACGGATGCAAAGCCGTTCCAAATATGGGGCGAAGAAACCGAAGTCTGGAGGTGGCGCCAGTGCCTAG
- the rpsG gene encoding 30S ribosomal protein S7 → MPRYGRVPKRKISPDSVYNSVTVSRFINKMIQDGKKSKVEKIFYETMEIVESKLKKPALEVFTKALEHLIPLVEVKPRRVGGATYQVPVEVSKLRGEALAMQWLRESARQRSGRSMAENLAGEMIDAYNGGGNAMKNKETLHKTAEANKAFAHFRW, encoded by the coding sequence GTGCCTAGATACGGAAGGGTCCCTAAAAGAAAAATATCGCCGGACTCCGTTTACAATAGCGTGACGGTCTCCCGCTTTATCAACAAGATGATCCAGGACGGAAAAAAGAGCAAAGTTGAAAAGATCTTTTACGAAACCATGGAAATCGTCGAGAGTAAGTTGAAGAAACCGGCCCTGGAGGTCTTCACCAAAGCGCTCGAGCACTTGATTCCGCTGGTCGAAGTCAAGCCCCGGCGCGTCGGCGGCGCGACCTATCAGGTCCCGGTTGAAGTTTCCAAGCTGCGCGGCGAAGCCTTGGCGATGCAGTGGCTTAGGGAATCGGCGCGGCAACGGAGCGGTCGTTCGATGGCCGAAAATCTGGCCGGCGAAATGATCGATGCTTACAACGGCGGCGGCAACGCGATGAAGAACAAAGAGACATTACATAAAACAGCCGAAGCCAACAAGGCTTTCGCGCACTTTAGGTGGTAA
- the fusA gene encoding elongation factor G — protein sequence MARECPIDKYRNMGFAAHIDAGKTTTTERVLFYSGRLHRIGNVDEGNTAMDWMVQEKERGITITSAATTTFWRDHRINIIDTPGHVDFTVEVERSMRVLDGVVVIFCAVGGVQPQSETVWRQAMRYKVPRMAFVNKMDRLGADFFRVVGQIKDRLLVKPVVMQLPVGSEENLKGIVDLVEMEAVIYDDEQGMKFHKEPIPADLQETAKKYRDQLVEAAAEADDATLERYLSGTPLTKEEIKAGIRKLTVDAEIVPVFCGSSFKNKGVQPLLDGIVDYLPSPADKKAVVGINPANGEESTRDPKDEAPFSALAFKIMTDPFVGRLTFFRVYSGVLSTGSYTFNSSKDRKERIGRLLQMHANKREEIGEIRAGDIGAIVGLKETMTGDTLCDGDKQIILESIQFPEPVIFVAIEPKTSADQEKLGMSLSKLAEEDPTFRIKTDPETGQTIISGMGELHLEIIVDRLLREFKVEANVGKPQVAYKETILGSTEVEGKFIRQTGGRGQYGHVWLKIEPLEAGKGYEFVNKIVGGSIPKEYIPAVDAGIKEAMVTGVLAGYPVIDVRVILFDGSYHDVDSSEIAFKIAGSMAFKSGFMKSKPILLEPLMKVEVVVPEQYMGDVIGNLSSRRGHVEEMSPALGMQTIKAKVPLAQMFGYSTDLRSLTQGRGNYTMEFSEYREVPNNIATQIIEKAQGK from the coding sequence ATGGCAAGAGAATGTCCGATCGATAAATATCGAAATATGGGTTTTGCGGCGCACATCGACGCCGGCAAAACCACGACCACGGAACGGGTGCTGTTCTACAGCGGCCGGCTCCACCGCATCGGCAACGTCGATGAGGGAAATACCGCCATGGACTGGATGGTCCAGGAAAAAGAGCGCGGGATTACCATTACCTCGGCCGCGACCACGACTTTTTGGCGCGATCACCGGATCAATATCATTGACACGCCGGGACACGTTGATTTTACCGTCGAAGTCGAACGCTCGATGCGCGTTCTGGACGGCGTCGTCGTTATTTTCTGCGCGGTCGGCGGCGTCCAGCCCCAATCGGAAACCGTTTGGCGGCAGGCGATGCGCTACAAAGTTCCCCGGATGGCTTTCGTCAACAAAATGGACCGCCTGGGCGCGGACTTTTTCCGGGTCGTCGGTCAGATCAAGGATCGTTTGCTTGTTAAACCGGTCGTGATGCAGCTCCCGGTCGGTTCTGAAGAGAACTTAAAAGGGATCGTTGATCTGGTTGAGATGGAAGCGGTCATTTATGACGACGAGCAGGGGATGAAGTTCCACAAAGAGCCGATCCCGGCCGACCTGCAGGAAACAGCGAAAAAATACCGCGACCAGTTGGTCGAAGCGGCGGCGGAAGCCGACGACGCGACCCTGGAAAGATATCTCTCCGGGACCCCGCTGACCAAAGAAGAGATCAAAGCGGGGATCCGCAAGCTGACCGTCGATGCCGAGATCGTTCCGGTTTTCTGCGGTTCGTCGTTTAAGAACAAAGGGGTCCAGCCGCTCCTTGACGGTATCGTCGATTATCTTCCATCTCCGGCCGATAAGAAGGCGGTGGTTGGAATAAATCCCGCGAATGGCGAAGAGAGCACCCGTGACCCCAAAGACGAAGCCCCGTTCTCGGCGCTGGCTTTTAAGATCATGACCGATCCTTTTGTCGGGCGCCTGACCTTCTTCCGGGTTTATTCCGGGGTCTTGAGCACCGGCTCCTATACGTTTAACTCGTCGAAGGACCGGAAAGAGCGGATCGGCCGCTTGCTGCAGATGCACGCCAACAAGCGGGAAGAGATCGGCGAGATCCGGGCCGGAGACATCGGCGCGATCGTTGGTTTGAAAGAGACGATGACCGGCGACACGCTCTGCGACGGCGACAAACAGATCATCCTGGAATCGATCCAATTCCCGGAACCGGTTATCTTCGTGGCGATCGAACCGAAGACCTCGGCCGATCAGGAGAAGCTGGGGATGTCACTGTCGAAGCTGGCGGAAGAAGATCCGACCTTTAGGATCAAGACCGATCCCGAGACCGGCCAGACCATTATTTCCGGTATGGGCGAGCTCCACTTGGAGATCATCGTCGACCGGTTGCTGCGCGAATTCAAAGTTGAAGCCAACGTCGGTAAGCCGCAGGTCGCCTATAAAGAAACGATCCTCGGTTCGACCGAAGTCGAAGGGAAGTTCATCCGCCAGACCGGCGGCCGCGGTCAATACGGCCACGTTTGGCTGAAGATCGAGCCGCTCGAGGCCGGCAAAGGTTATGAGTTCGTCAATAAGATCGTCGGCGGATCGATCCCTAAGGAGTACATTCCCGCGGTCGACGCCGGTATTAAGGAAGCGATGGTGACGGGGGTTTTGGCCGGTTATCCGGTGATCGACGTTCGAGTGATCCTGTTCGATGGTTCTTATCACGACGTCGACTCTTCGGAAATCGCCTTTAAGATTGCCGGTTCCATGGCCTTCAAGAGCGGGTTTATGAAGAGCAAACCGATCCTCCTTGAACCGCTCATGAAAGTTGAGGTCGTCGTTCCCGAACAGTACATGGGGGATGTGATCGGCAACTTGAGCAGCCGCCGCGGCCATGTTGAAGAGATGAGTCCGGCCCTCGGCATGCAGACGATCAAGGCCAAAGTGCCGCTGGCGCAGATGTTCGGTTATTCGACCGATCTGCGATCGCTGACCCAGGGACGCGGCAACTACACTATGGAATTCTCTGAATACCGCGAAGTTCCAAACAACATCGCGACTCAAATAATTGAAAAGGCACAAGGAAAGTAA
- the rpsJ gene encoding 30S ribosomal protein S10, translating into MNKQKRQKIRIKLKAYDHRVLDKSAEKIVDTAKRAGALVSGPIPLPTDIQKWCVLRSPHVDKKSREHFEMRTHKRLIDILEPPPQTVDALMQLDLPAGVDIEIKMD; encoded by the coding sequence ATGAACAAACAGAAGAGACAAAAAATTCGAATCAAGTTAAAAGCCTACGATCATCGGGTTTTGGACAAGTCGGCCGAGAAGATCGTTGATACGGCAAAACGCGCCGGAGCGCTGGTTTCCGGACCGATCCCGCTGCCGACCGATATTCAAAAGTGGTGCGTGCTCCGTTCGCCGCACGTCGATAAAAAGTCGCGCGAACATTTCGAAATGCGGACCCACAAACGTTTGATCGATATCCTTGAGCCGCCGCCGCAAACGGTCGACGCGCTCATGCAACTCGACCTGCCGGCAGGCGTCGATATCGAAATAAAAATGGATTAA
- the rplC gene encoding 50S ribosomal protein L3, protein MLGKKIGMTQVYDESGNMIGVTVVEAGPCVVSQVKTVAKEGYDAIQITFGKKKCEIRVDNPADFKVGQEMKADAFKSGDMIEVSGTTVGKGFAGRIKRWHQHRGPMSHGSKFHRIPGSIGSGTTPGRVWKGKQMPGRMGNCQATNKGLTVIQVIPEKNLILLKGSVPGKRGNTVFIRKA, encoded by the coding sequence ATGTTAGGTAAAAAAATAGGCATGACCCAGGTTTATGATGAAAGCGGCAACATGATCGGCGTGACCGTCGTCGAAGCCGGTCCGTGCGTCGTCTCCCAGGTTAAGACCGTGGCCAAAGAAGGTTACGACGCGATTCAGATCACGTTCGGCAAGAAAAAATGCGAGATCAGGGTCGACAATCCGGCTGATTTCAAAGTTGGCCAGGAAATGAAGGCTGACGCTTTCAAGTCGGGCGACATGATCGAAGTTTCCGGCACTACCGTCGGCAAGGGCTTTGCCGGACGCATTAAGCGCTGGCATCAACACCGCGGGCCGATGTCCCACGGTTCCAAGTTTCACCGCATCCCCGGTTCCATCGGTTCCGGTACCACTCCGGGCCGCGTCTGGAAGGGGAAGCAAATGCCCGGCCGGATGGGTAACTGCCAAGCGACGAACAAAGGTTTGACCGTGATCCAAGTCATCCCGGAAAAGAACCTGATCCTGCTCAAAGGATCGGTCCCGGGCAAACGCGGAAATACAGTTTTTATAAGGAAGGCATAA
- the rplD gene encoding 50S ribosomal protein L4: MEKSKIFNEKKNMAVVHETVRWLQASARRGTHSAKTRSEVRGGGIKPWKQKGTGRARAGSTRSPLWRHGGVIFPPKPRDYSYPLPKKVRSLALRVALSEFNRADKLKVIDGYKLAAPKTKEGVKFLKELGVSGKVTLIYAEKDDFEKGLRNIAGVTMAKAIEVTVIDLLKSKWLVVDKKSVQVLEERLS, encoded by the coding sequence GTGGAAAAGAGCAAGATATTCAACGAGAAAAAAAATATGGCGGTCGTGCACGAGACTGTGCGCTGGCTGCAAGCCTCGGCTCGCCGCGGGACCCATTCGGCCAAAACCCGCAGTGAAGTCCGCGGCGGCGGCATCAAGCCGTGGAAGCAAAAAGGGACCGGCCGGGCCCGTGCCGGCAGTACCCGTTCACCTTTGTGGCGCCATGGTGGGGTTATTTTCCCCCCGAAGCCGAGGGATTATTCATATCCTCTGCCGAAGAAAGTCCGTAGCCTGGCTCTTCGGGTTGCGCTTTCCGAATTCAACCGGGCCGATAAATTGAAAGTTATCGACGGGTATAAGTTGGCCGCGCCGAAGACCAAAGAAGGGGTGAAGTTCCTCAAGGAACTCGGCGTCAGCGGCAAGGTCACTTTGATCTACGCTGAAAAGGACGATTTCGAAAAAGGCCTGCGCAACATTGCCGGGGTGACGATGGCTAAAGCGATCGAAGTCACGGTGATAGATTTGCTGAAATCCAAGTGGCTGGTTGTCGATAAGAAATCCGTGCAGGTATTAGAGGAGAGATTAAGTTAA
- the rplW gene encoding 50S ribosomal protein L23 has product MEVENVILGVVVTEKSLGNRPQGGYSFRVHLDATKIMVKQAVEKLFKVKVKSVNMLNVRGKRRVIGKTAGETSRWKKAYVALRAGQTIKELEA; this is encoded by the coding sequence ATGGAAGTTGAAAACGTAATTTTAGGCGTCGTCGTGACCGAAAAATCGCTGGGCAACCGTCCGCAGGGCGGTTACTCGTTCCGCGTCCATCTGGACGCGACAAAAATCATGGTCAAGCAGGCGGTCGAAAAGCTGTTCAAGGTGAAGGTCAAGTCGGTCAACATGCTCAATGTCCGGGGGAAACGCCGGGTCATTGGCAAAACTGCCGGCGAAACTTCCCGCTGGAAAAAGGCTTACGTCGCTTTGCGAGCCGGACAAACAATAAAGGAGCTAGAGGCGTAA
- the rplB gene encoding 50S ribosomal protein L2, with the protein MGLKRNRPTSPGTRFRIADDYSDITKNYPEKSLLAGKKQKSGRDWRGFVSMRHRGGGNKKHYRIIDFVRNKDNVAAKVVAIEYDPNRNCRIALIEYTDNVRNYILAPLGVGVGDAIMSGVEADIKPGNALPLSAIPVGTTVHNVEIDPGRGGKLARSAGAGLSLLAKEGNYAIVKMPSGEQRMILITCRATVGQVGNLDHKNLIMGKAGKKRHLGRRPEVRGVVMNPCDHPHGGGEGKSGIGREHPVTPWGKPTLGKKTRKPRLRSNRFILSRRKK; encoded by the coding sequence ATGGGTTTGAAGAGAAATAGACCAACAAGTCCGGGCACAAGGTTTAGGATTGCCGACGACTACTCCGATATTACAAAAAATTATCCGGAGAAGAGTTTGCTGGCCGGCAAAAAACAGAAGTCGGGCCGCGATTGGCGCGGTTTTGTTTCGATGCGCCATCGGGGCGGCGGGAACAAAAAGCATTATCGGATCATCGATTTTGTCCGGAACAAGGACAATGTCGCGGCCAAGGTCGTGGCGATCGAATACGATCCGAACCGGAACTGCCGCATCGCGCTGATCGAATATACCGACAACGTCAGAAATTATATTCTGGCGCCGCTCGGGGTTGGGGTCGGCGACGCGATTATGTCCGGGGTCGAAGCCGATATCAAGCCGGGGAATGCTTTGCCTCTGTCGGCGATTCCGGTCGGGACCACCGTCCATAATGTTGAGATCGATCCGGGCCGCGGCGGCAAACTGGCCCGCTCCGCCGGCGCCGGATTATCGCTGTTGGCAAAAGAAGGAAATTATGCTATTGTAAAGATGCCATCCGGCGAGCAGCGGATGATCCTGATTACCTGCCGGGCCACGGTCGGGCAGGTCGGGAACCTTGATCACAAAAATCTCATTATGGGTAAGGCCGGTAAGAAACGGCATCTTGGTCGTCGTCCGGAAGTCCGCGGTGTCGTGATGAATCCTTGTGATCATCCCCACGGCGGCGGTGAGGGTAAGTCTGGCATCGGGAGAGAACATCCTGTTACCCCTTGGGGCAAACCTACTTTGGGTAAGAAGACAAGAAAACCTCGTCTGCGCAGCAATCGCTTTATTTTGTCTAGGAGGAAAAAGTAG
- the rpsS gene encoding 30S ribosomal protein S19 has product MARSLHKGPFVEEKLLRKVQKAQATNDKKVIKTWSRSSTVIPDMVGLTLAVHNGNKHIPIYITENYVGHKLGEFAQTRSFRGHSSPADKGTAPA; this is encoded by the coding sequence ATGGCACGTTCTTTGCATAAAGGGCCGTTCGTTGAAGAGAAGCTGCTCCGAAAAGTGCAGAAAGCTCAAGCGACTAACGACAAAAAAGTTATTAAAACCTGGTCCCGCAGTTCAACGGTCATTCCCGACATGGTCGGCCTGACCCTGGCGGTCCATAACGGGAACAAGCATATTCCGATCTATATAACCGAAAATTATGTCGGCCACAAGCTCGGGGAATTTGCCCAGACCAGATCTTTCCGCGGCCACAGTTCGCCGGCGGATAAAGGGACGGCGCCAGCCTAA
- the rplV gene encoding 50S ribosomal protein L22, which translates to MVNVKAKSKWVRSSPRKIMRVMNEVRGKSVAEALALLKFMPQKAARIIEKTMKSAIANATNNYKLNEAKLVLGEVFVTKGFVMKRFQPRARGRAFPIKKRTSHVTVSVQEAK; encoded by the coding sequence ATGGTTAACGTAAAAGCAAAATCAAAATGGGTGCGCAGTTCCCCCCGCAAGATCATGCGGGTGATGAATGAAGTTCGCGGCAAGTCGGTGGCCGAAGCGTTGGCTCTCCTCAAGTTCATGCCGCAGAAAGCGGCCCGGATCATTGAGAAGACCATGAAGTCGGCGATCGCTAACGCCACGAATAACTATAAATTGAACGAAGCGAAGTTGGTGCTCGGAGAAGTGTTCGTGACCAAAGGCTTCGTGATGAAGCGGTTCCAACCGCGCGCTCGGGGCCGGGCTTTTCCGATCAAGAAACGCACCAGCCACGTGACAGTATCAGTACAGGAGGCAAAGTAA